The Canis aureus isolate CA01 chromosome 24, VMU_Caureus_v.1.0, whole genome shotgun sequence genome includes a window with the following:
- the LOC144296173 gene encoding nuclear body protein SP140-like protein isoform X1, whose translation MGPGLSRPFPEEQGWPGDGRKMFSIGQNKEISHEALLNHFKENKVEIANAITKPFPFLESLRDRSFITEDIYNKSQEAHRNLIPVEKVAYDVLCCLEKTFDRSLLQVLFSRVHLKEYPALIHVLGIFKNVIEDKYFPQEDDSEETQKLPSTEPSCEQGTELSRSENPVQSCVVDLVNMQKTIASCHLRTNQEGQPAGIACDQASEIIMISSESSEEEEPPEALSSAPGQGPDEKSEGC comes from the exons gatgTTTTCAATAGGCCAGAACAAGGAGATTTCCCATGAGGCTCTTTTGAATCACTTCAAGGAAAATAAGGTGGAGATAGCAAATGCAATAACAAAGccatttcctttccttgaaaGCCTCAGAGACCGCTCCTTTATCACGGAAGACATCTATAAT aaatctcaggAAGCCCACAGAAACTTAATTCCTGTAGAGAAAGTGGCATATGATGTCCTCTGCTGCCTTGAGAAGACCTTTGATAGGTCACTTCTACAAGTCCTGTTCAGCAGGGTTCATCTGAAGGAGTATCCTGCCTTAATTCATGTTCTTGGAATCTTCAAAAATG tAATTGAAGACAAATATTTTCCCCAGGAAGATGATAGCGAGGAGACACAAAAACTTCCCAGCACTGAGCCAAGCTGTGAACAAG GGACAGAGCTCTCCAGATCTGAAAACCCAGTACAATCTTGTGTTGTGGATCTGGTGAATATGCAGAAGACGATTGCATCTTGTCACCTCAGAACTAACCAAGAAGGCCAGCCAGCAGGGATAGCGTGTGACCAAGCATCAGAAATAATCA TGATCAGCAGTGAATCCAGCGAGGAAGAAGAGCCCCCAgaagctctgagctcagcaccaGGACAAGGCCCGGATGAGAAGAGCGAGGGCTGCTAG
- the LOC144296173 gene encoding nuclear body protein SP140-like protein isoform X2: MFSIGQNKEISHEALLNHFKENKVEIANAITKPFPFLESLRDRSFITEDIYNKSQEAHRNLIPVEKVAYDVLCCLEKTFDRSLLQVLFSRVHLKEYPALIHVLGIFKNVIEDKYFPQEDDSEETQKLPSTEPSCEQGTELSRSENPVQSCVVDLVNMQKTIASCHLRTNQEGQPAGIACDQASEIIMISSESSEEEEPPEALSSAPGQGPDEKSEGC; encoded by the exons atgTTTTCAATAGGCCAGAACAAGGAGATTTCCCATGAGGCTCTTTTGAATCACTTCAAGGAAAATAAGGTGGAGATAGCAAATGCAATAACAAAGccatttcctttccttgaaaGCCTCAGAGACCGCTCCTTTATCACGGAAGACATCTATAAT aaatctcaggAAGCCCACAGAAACTTAATTCCTGTAGAGAAAGTGGCATATGATGTCCTCTGCTGCCTTGAGAAGACCTTTGATAGGTCACTTCTACAAGTCCTGTTCAGCAGGGTTCATCTGAAGGAGTATCCTGCCTTAATTCATGTTCTTGGAATCTTCAAAAATG tAATTGAAGACAAATATTTTCCCCAGGAAGATGATAGCGAGGAGACACAAAAACTTCCCAGCACTGAGCCAAGCTGTGAACAAG GGACAGAGCTCTCCAGATCTGAAAACCCAGTACAATCTTGTGTTGTGGATCTGGTGAATATGCAGAAGACGATTGCATCTTGTCACCTCAGAACTAACCAAGAAGGCCAGCCAGCAGGGATAGCGTGTGACCAAGCATCAGAAATAATCA TGATCAGCAGTGAATCCAGCGAGGAAGAAGAGCCCCCAgaagctctgagctcagcaccaGGACAAGGCCCGGATGAGAAGAGCGAGGGCTGCTAG